One Deinococcus grandis DNA window includes the following coding sequences:
- the rocF gene encoding arginase: protein MNLSILGIPMDLGAGRRGVDMGPSALRNAHLTRALRDLGHRVTDLGDVRVALPESVDKLEEGGMVFLESILDACQGTRDRLAALPADTFPLTIGGDHSVSMGTVTGNALRGTPGGARMGLIWVDAHTDYNTPGSSPSGNIHGMPVAHLTGLGDPRLTGLGGGWHMRPEDIVMIGIRSVDPHERDLLREAGIKAYTMKDVDQLGITRIHEETLERLSGTQRLHVSFDADALDPSVCPGVGTPVPGGLTYREGHLLMELLSESGRVTSMDIVEVNPILDTRNQTAEVMVGMAASLLGQRIL from the coding sequence ATGAACCTCTCGATTCTGGGTATCCCGATGGACCTCGGGGCGGGCCGCCGTGGCGTGGACATGGGCCCGTCCGCGCTGCGCAACGCCCACCTGACCCGCGCGCTGCGCGACCTCGGCCACCGCGTGACCGACCTGGGCGACGTGCGCGTGGCGCTGCCCGAGAGCGTGGACAAGCTGGAGGAAGGGGGCATGGTGTTCCTGGAGTCCATCCTGGACGCCTGCCAGGGCACCCGTGACCGCCTCGCGGCGCTGCCCGCTGATACCTTCCCGCTGACGATCGGCGGGGATCACAGCGTCAGCATGGGCACCGTGACCGGCAACGCCCTGCGCGGCACCCCGGGCGGGGCGCGCATGGGCCTGATCTGGGTGGACGCGCACACCGACTACAACACGCCGGGCAGCAGCCCCAGCGGCAACATTCACGGCATGCCGGTCGCGCACCTGACCGGGCTGGGCGACCCGCGCCTGACCGGGCTGGGCGGCGGCTGGCACATGCGCCCCGAGGACATCGTCATGATCGGCATCCGCAGCGTGGACCCCCATGAACGCGACCTGCTGCGCGAGGCCGGGATCAAGGCGTACACCATGAAGGACGTGGACCAGCTGGGCATCACCCGCATCCACGAGGAGACCCTGGAGCGCCTGAGCGGCACCCAGCGGCTGCACGTGTCCTTCGACGCGGACGCGCTGGACCCCAGCGTGTGCCCCGGCGTCGGCACGCCCGTCCCCGGCGGCCTGACGTACCGCGAGGGTCACCTCCTGATGGAACTGCTGTCCGAGTCGGGCCGCGTGACGAGCATGGACATCGTGGAGGTCAACCCGATCCTCGACACCCGCAACCAGACGGCGGAGGTCATGGTGGGCATGGCCGCCAGCCTGCTCGGGCAGCGCATCCTCTGA
- a CDS encoding PSP1 domain-containing protein: protein MVVLPIRFERSPRLHPMLSEVAHPVGTRVVVQGKRGPEVATVRGEPTPPQEQERYGAVLRAATPEDLSRWEELHATGEDLKWLLRARARQRSLPVKVVAVEFTLDESLVTVSYSAEERIELTGLISELRGHTRARVNFAAVGPREQAQMIGTLGACGRENCSSTHLQDFAPVSIRMARDQQLPLNPEKLSGPCGRLLCCLQFEHTQYLDLLKDLPRKNARVCHEGSGACGKVTKLHPLVGTVDVTTDQGVLTDVPAAELRRLTDAEIKALPDTGRGGGRPGRPNRAQPRE, encoded by the coding sequence ATGGTCGTCCTGCCCATCCGTTTCGAGCGCAGTCCCCGCCTGCACCCCATGCTGAGCGAGGTCGCGCACCCGGTGGGCACCCGCGTGGTCGTGCAGGGCAAACGCGGCCCCGAGGTCGCGACCGTGCGCGGCGAACCCACCCCGCCGCAGGAGCAGGAGCGCTACGGCGCGGTGCTGCGCGCCGCCACGCCCGAGGACCTGAGCCGCTGGGAGGAACTCCATGCCACCGGCGAGGACCTGAAGTGGCTGCTGCGCGCCCGCGCCCGGCAGCGCAGCCTCCCGGTGAAGGTCGTGGCGGTCGAGTTCACGCTCGACGAGAGCCTGGTGACGGTCAGCTACAGCGCCGAGGAACGCATCGAACTGACCGGATTGATCAGCGAGCTGCGCGGGCACACGCGCGCCCGGGTGAACTTCGCGGCGGTCGGCCCGCGCGAGCAGGCGCAGATGATCGGCACGCTCGGCGCATGTGGCCGCGAGAACTGCTCCTCGACGCACCTGCAGGACTTCGCGCCGGTCAGTATCCGCATGGCGCGCGACCAGCAGCTCCCGCTGAACCCGGAGAAACTGTCCGGGCCGTGCGGGCGGCTGCTGTGCTGCCTGCAGTTCGAGCACACCCAGTACCTCGACCTCCTGAAGGACCTGCCGCGCAAGAACGCCCGGGTGTGCCATGAGGGGAGCGGCGCGTGCGGGAAGGTCACGAAGCTGCACCCGCTGGTCGGGACGGTGGACGTCACGACCGATCAGGGCGTCCTGACCGACGTGCCCGCCGCGGAACTGCGCCGCCTGACGGACGCGGAGATCAAGGCGCTGCCCGACACCGGCCGGGGTGGGGGTCGTCCGGGCAGGCCGAATCGCGCGCAGCCGCGAGAATGA
- a CDS encoding M3 family oligoendopeptidase has protein sequence MTATDLSAVEATLAVPDALARWEAFAPRVQALLDAPLSAADVPAWLSTWSDLSGELHSVAAKLATHADLHTDQPDVQSRFQAFTGTVMPEAARAEQALKEKLLAVPDYVPDAGFALTYRRMRDEAALYREANVALGVTHEEQKNRHSVITGNQGVTLRGEALTIPQARQRLDHPERAEREGVWRALTASNLGVAADLDGVMRDLLATRWQLARNADEVNFRDYQWKVLDRVDYTPADCAAFHEAVRDEVVPLTAQLAGDIAAQLGLDSVRPWDYNRNNLLDPRGRAPLAPFQTGAQLETLAQVTFDALDAGLGARFGQMRAGGLLDLESRPGKMTHAYCQYFPTHNEPFVLMNVVGTAEDVRVLFHEMGHAFHGFYSGDAQPLVWNRWSPIEFVEIPSMAMEFLTLDHLGHAFTPEELARYRQKQLEGVIAFLPWAAQMDAFQHWLYAEAPEDVSIEALDAKWLELDRTFHPFVNWDGLDERARAKGWQYYHVFQVPFYYIEYAMCYLAATGIWRAAQADAAGALDRYRASLRLGSTVSVPELYRAAGVEFRFDREHIRGLMAFLRGQMQA, from the coding sequence ATGACCGCCACAGATCTGAGTGCCGTTGAAGCCACCCTGGCCGTCCCGGACGCCCTGGCCCGCTGGGAGGCGTTCGCGCCGCGCGTGCAGGCCCTGCTGGACGCTCCGCTGAGCGCGGCGGACGTGCCGGCGTGGCTGAGCACGTGGAGTGACCTGAGCGGCGAGCTGCACAGCGTCGCGGCGAAACTCGCGACGCACGCCGACCTGCACACCGATCAGCCGGACGTGCAATCGCGCTTCCAGGCGTTCACGGGGACCGTGATGCCCGAGGCGGCACGGGCCGAGCAGGCCCTGAAGGAGAAGCTGCTGGCCGTGCCGGACTACGTGCCGGACGCCGGTTTCGCGCTGACGTACCGCCGCATGCGGGACGAGGCGGCGCTGTACCGCGAGGCGAACGTGGCGCTGGGCGTCACGCACGAGGAGCAGAAGAACCGCCACTCGGTGATCACGGGCAACCAGGGGGTCACGCTGCGCGGCGAGGCGCTGACCATCCCGCAGGCCAGGCAGCGCCTCGACCACCCCGAGCGCGCCGAGCGTGAGGGGGTGTGGCGCGCCCTGACCGCGAGCAACCTGGGCGTGGCCGCCGACCTGGACGGCGTGATGCGGGACCTGCTCGCCACGCGCTGGCAGCTGGCGCGCAACGCGGACGAGGTGAACTTCCGCGACTACCAGTGGAAGGTCCTCGACCGCGTGGACTACACCCCCGCCGACTGCGCCGCGTTCCACGAGGCGGTGCGGGACGAGGTCGTGCCGCTGACCGCGCAGCTGGCCGGGGACATCGCCGCGCAGCTGGGCCTGGACTCGGTGCGCCCCTGGGATTACAACCGCAACAACCTGCTCGACCCGCGGGGCCGCGCGCCGCTGGCGCCTTTCCAGACGGGCGCGCAGCTGGAGACGCTGGCGCAGGTGACCTTCGACGCGCTCGACGCGGGCCTGGGCGCGCGCTTCGGGCAGATGCGCGCGGGTGGCCTGCTGGATCTGGAATCCCGCCCGGGCAAGATGACGCACGCGTACTGCCAGTACTTCCCCACGCACAACGAACCGTTCGTGCTGATGAACGTGGTGGGCACCGCCGAGGACGTCCGCGTGCTGTTCCACGAGATGGGGCACGCCTTCCACGGCTTCTACAGCGGGGACGCGCAGCCCCTCGTGTGGAACCGCTGGAGTCCCATCGAGTTCGTGGAGATTCCCAGCATGGCCATGGAGTTCCTGACCCTGGATCACCTGGGGCACGCCTTCACGCCTGAGGAACTGGCCCGCTACCGCCAGAAGCAGCTGGAGGGCGTGATCGCGTTCCTGCCGTGGGCGGCGCAGATGGACGCCTTCCAGCACTGGCTGTACGCCGAGGCCCCAGAGGACGTGAGCATCGAGGCGCTGGACGCGAAGTGGCTGGAACTGGACCGGACCTTCCACCCGTTCGTGAACTGGGACGGGCTGGACGAACGGGCCCGCGCGAAGGGCTGGCAGTACTACCACGTGTTCCAGGTGCCCTTCTACTACATCGAGTACGCCATGTGTTACCTCGCGGCGACCGGCATCTGGCGCGCCGCGCAGGCCGACGCCGCAGGTGCCCTGGACCGCTACCGCGCCAGCCTGCGCCTGGGCAGCACCGTCAGCGTGCCCGAGCTGTACCGCGCGGCGGGCGTGGAGTTCCGCTTCGACCGCGAGCACATCCGGGGCCTGATGGCGTTCCTGCGCGGGCAGATGCAGGCCTGA
- a CDS encoding DUF4384 domain-containing protein has protein sequence MKSNLTALLALGTAAAISTAGAQAKISAQSIIVNPTQPDLSVSVRINKDTTGNQNPAYRIDEPISVSTTVNRDAYVYLFNVNPDGSVDQILPNRLSGENFVKANTTTTFPAAGANFTYTVGGPIGQNKVLALASLTPLNLSQISEFKTAQDQFATVKTQGGQTGLAQALSIVVNPLPQNSWVSDTAFYTVAAQNPVSTGSLFVGTNVGNATVILNGQRLGGANVTYSNLRAGTYPVRVQAPGFTDFTTTVTVRAGGTTNLNVEFARPIAAPAPTSGNPVLDLIGNLLGAIAGTTIQDPARSAYDQKVRDLQNMGYTLQQTRQTTTGYTGTLVKGATTATLTVDRGANRTVRVNVSESTTYQY, from the coding sequence ATGAAAAGCAACCTGACCGCCCTGCTCGCCCTCGGGACCGCCGCCGCCATCAGCACCGCCGGTGCCCAGGCGAAGATCAGCGCCCAGAGCATCATCGTGAACCCCACCCAGCCTGACCTGAGCGTCAGCGTCCGCATCAACAAGGACACGACCGGCAACCAGAACCCCGCGTACCGCATCGACGAGCCGATCAGCGTCAGCACCACCGTCAACCGTGACGCGTACGTGTACCTGTTCAACGTGAACCCCGACGGCAGCGTCGATCAGATCCTCCCCAACCGCCTGAGCGGCGAGAACTTCGTCAAGGCGAACACCACCACCACCTTCCCCGCCGCCGGCGCGAACTTCACGTACACCGTGGGCGGCCCCATCGGGCAGAACAAGGTCCTGGCCCTGGCCAGCCTCACCCCGCTGAACCTCTCGCAGATCAGCGAGTTCAAGACCGCGCAGGACCAGTTCGCGACCGTCAAGACCCAGGGCGGCCAGACCGGCCTCGCCCAGGCGCTGAGCATCGTCGTCAATCCCCTGCCGCAGAACAGCTGGGTCAGTGACACCGCGTTCTACACGGTCGCTGCGCAGAACCCTGTCAGCACCGGCAGCCTGTTCGTCGGGACGAACGTCGGCAACGCGACCGTGATCCTGAACGGTCAGCGTCTGGGCGGCGCGAACGTCACCTACAGCAACCTCCGCGCCGGGACGTACCCCGTTCGCGTGCAGGCCCCCGGCTTTACCGATTTCACCACCACGGTCACGGTCCGCGCTGGCGGCACCACGAACCTGAACGTCGAGTTCGCCCGTCCCATCGCCGCCCCCGCCCCCACCAGCGGCAACCCGGTCCTCGACCTGATCGGCAACCTGCTCGGCGCGATCGCCGGGACGACCATCCAGGATCCCGCCCGCAGCGCCTACGACCAGAAGGTCCGCGACCTGCAGAACATGGGCTACACTCTGCAGCAGACCCGTCAGACGACCACCGGGTACACCGGCACGCTCGTGAAGGGTGCGACGACCGCGACCCTGACCGTGGACCGCGGCGCGAACCGCACCGTGCGTGTGAACGTCAGCGAGAGCACCACCTACCAGTACTGA
- a CDS encoding endonuclease dU, with protein MFAHAIGFDDAPFAHGWRGDVPVIGTVYARATLHGVVSGRVRRDGRNSTAELARLVNQSPEHIQLILLQGIALAGFNVVDLHALHAQTGKPVLVVARRAPDLDRIRAALLTRVPGGARKWALIGAAGPMEPCAGVFVQRAGLTLAQAQGALEAFTVTGCVPEPLRAAHLIARGVTQGHSRGGRV; from the coding sequence GTGTTCGCGCATGCCATCGGGTTTGACGACGCGCCCTTCGCGCATGGCTGGCGGGGCGACGTGCCGGTGATCGGGACCGTGTACGCCCGCGCCACCCTGCATGGGGTCGTCAGTGGCCGCGTGAGGCGTGACGGGCGCAACAGCACGGCCGAACTGGCGCGGCTGGTGAACCAGTCTCCGGAGCACATTCAGCTGATCCTGCTGCAGGGCATCGCGCTGGCGGGCTTCAACGTCGTGGACCTGCACGCGCTGCACGCGCAGACGGGAAAGCCCGTGCTGGTCGTCGCGCGGCGCGCCCCGGACCTGGATCGCATCCGCGCGGCGCTGCTGACGCGCGTGCCGGGCGGGGCGCGCAAGTGGGCGCTGATCGGGGCGGCCGGGCCGATGGAACCCTGCGCGGGGGTGTTCGTGCAGCGTGCCGGGCTCACGTTGGCGCAGGCGCAGGGGGCGCTGGAGGCGTTCACGGTCACGGGCTGCGTTCCGGAGCCGCTGCGGGCCGCGCACCTGATCGCGCGTGGGGTCACGCAGGGGCACAGCCGGGGTGGACGCGTCTGA
- a CDS encoding GNAT family N-acetyltransferase, whose amino-acid sequence MTSTAPQTTPEPQAQPAPGWPTVTPFDPHAATPAQRLAVGQRLADAFAHTHPDDPALLPETEAVGLTHQLPTERTAHYAVWNGEHALAWGSLSYDLEQNTHMAHLRLTVHPTARRQGLGRAVMTQLLTHADKLERGTLTFGTSSRSPAGEAFATALGAQPALPMRQSRLDLTTLDHDLLSRWQARPDGDPFRLHLWQRVPDEYLTRVADMMMVMNTAPRGDLEQHDWTITPDMIRSWETMIEEANETRHMLAVEDTRTGRLDAYSEVFWMPERATLVYQGATAVRPSARGQGLGKWVKAAMLDHVLHACPGARWIQTNNANENAPNARHQRRTRLHAVQQLHGVAAEAGVTPSLMLCGCACGGPPHPPAPYPRGAGGAYVALGKSCFWCGGLVMGGDVSGFDAILPPPRKARALRARRPVVVCGRWLGNLQGSADRL is encoded by the coding sequence ATGACCTCCACCGCGCCCCAGACCACCCCGGAACCCCAGGCCCAACCGGCACCCGGCTGGCCCACCGTGACCCCCTTCGACCCGCACGCGGCCACCCCCGCGCAACGCCTCGCCGTCGGGCAACGCCTCGCCGACGCCTTCGCGCACACCCACCCGGACGACCCGGCCCTCCTGCCCGAAACCGAAGCCGTGGGCCTCACGCACCAGCTGCCCACCGAACGCACCGCGCACTACGCCGTGTGGAACGGCGAGCACGCGCTGGCCTGGGGCAGCCTGTCCTACGACCTCGAGCAGAACACCCACATGGCCCACCTGCGCCTCACCGTCCACCCCACCGCCCGCCGCCAGGGCCTGGGCCGCGCCGTCATGACCCAGCTCCTCACCCACGCCGACAAGCTGGAACGCGGCACCCTCACCTTCGGCACGAGCAGTCGCAGCCCCGCCGGCGAAGCCTTCGCGACCGCACTGGGCGCGCAACCCGCCCTCCCCATGCGCCAGAGTCGCCTGGACCTCACCACCCTCGACCACGACCTCCTGAGCCGCTGGCAGGCCCGCCCCGACGGTGACCCGTTCCGCCTGCACCTCTGGCAGCGCGTCCCCGACGAGTACCTGACCCGCGTCGCCGACATGATGATGGTCATGAACACCGCCCCCCGCGGCGACCTGGAACAACACGACTGGACGATCACGCCCGACATGATCCGCTCCTGGGAAACCATGATCGAGGAAGCCAACGAGACCCGCCACATGCTCGCCGTCGAGGACACCCGCACTGGAAGGCTCGACGCGTACAGCGAGGTCTTCTGGATGCCGGAACGCGCCACCCTCGTCTACCAGGGCGCGACCGCCGTGCGACCCTCCGCGCGCGGGCAGGGCCTCGGCAAATGGGTCAAAGCCGCCATGCTCGACCACGTCCTGCACGCCTGCCCCGGCGCCCGCTGGATCCAGACGAACAACGCCAACGAAAACGCCCCCAATGCTCGGCATCAACGTCGCACTCGGCTTCACGCCGTACAGCAGCTTCACGGAGTGGCAGCTGAAGCGGGCGTAACGCCGAGTTTGATGTTGTGTGGCTGCGCCTGCGGCGGGCCTCCCCACCCCCCAGCCCCCTACCCCAGAGGGGCAGGGGGGGCTTACGTTGCACTGGGCAAGAGTTGTTTCTGGTGCGGCGGTCTTGTAATGGGCGGTGACGTGTCTGGCTTCGACGCCATCCTGCCGCCCCCCCGCAAGGCCCGCGCGCTGCGCGCACGACGGCCGGTGGTGGTCTGCGGTCGTTGGCTGGGCAACTTGCAGGGATCCGCTGATCGACTTTGA